A genomic region of Rhipicephalus sanguineus isolate Rsan-2018 chromosome 1, BIME_Rsan_1.4, whole genome shotgun sequence contains the following coding sequences:
- the LOC119394925 gene encoding carotenoid isomerooxygenase has translation MDVNNETTQARNRDLRKFYQRSCVPEVSEPINGVVDGELPHWLRGTLLRNGPGLSAIGFDRYNHVFDGLGLVRQFSIENGQVFYRNRFLRSQSYIRNHRANRIVVSEFGTLGHPDPCASLFDRLTSYFTVDISDNALVNVMPIGDEVYAMTESPYMFRVDPVTLETVEKKKLTDLVAVHTATAHPHLDPDDGSTYNIGTKMGLHPGFVLIHYPSSGVNGVRAVGKIPFSSRTSVPYVHSFALTENWVVVLEQPLALHLPTMLRCKLLGDKAYLDALKFDPTKGVRFHVMNKKTGELHPAVFEAATFFIFHHINAFEQGEDIIVDACCFDNDNIVRSLVFTETNPGKFEMAHLRRFTLPLNRGGSEGTTVMPQNLAKGDLYGELPRVNQNYNGKPYRFAYCTSHVPGQEHRMFLSKIDVTTGEWQRWEGQGWYPSEPVFVPRPGGVEEDDGVVLSSLLQEDNEKRLALVVLEARSFQQLAMVEFDCPSSVPGDFHGWFFQDQEKKE, from the coding sequence ATGGATGTTAACAATGAGACCACGCAAGCGCGGAATCGGGACTTGAGAAAGTTTTACCAGCGCTCCTGCGTTCCCGAAGTCTCGGAACCAATTAATGGTGTCGTGGACGGAGAGCTACCACACTGGCTCCGAGGAACACTTCTGCGAAATGGTCCAGGTCTTTCCGCGATTGGTTTCGACCGCTACAACCACGTATTTGACGGCCTCGGTTTGGTGAGGCAATTCAGCATTGAGAACGGTCAAGTATTCTACAGAAACCGGTTCCTGAGGAGCCAATCGTACATCCGCAACCACAGGGCCAACCGCATCGTTGTCTCGGAGTTCGGAACTTTGGGTCACCCCGATCCTTGTGCTAGCTTGTTCGACCGCCTGACCTCTTATTTCACTGTGGACATATCGGATAATGCCCTCGTGAATGTGATGCCCATAGGTGATGAAGTATACGCCATGACGGAGTCACCGTACATGTTCCGAGTGGATCCCGTTACTCTGGAGACTGTCGAGAAGAAGAAATTGACGGACTTGGTAGCCGTACATACCGCCACGGCACATCCACACCTGGACCCGGATGATGGCTCTACATACAACATTGGGACAAAGATGGGACTTCATCCAGGGTTTGTCCTCATTCACTATCCTTCGAGTGGCGTGAACGGCGTCAGAGCCGTGGGCAAGATACCATTCAGCTCCCGCACGTCGGTTCCCTACGTGCACAGCTTTGCCCTGACGGAGAATTGGGTGGTCGTATTAGAACAGCCTCTCGCCCTGCACTTGCCGACTATGCTTCGGTGTAAGTTACTAGGCGACAAGGCGTACCTGGATGCCCTGAAATTCGATCCGACAAAAGGCGTCCGCTTTCACGTGATGAACAAGAAAACCGGAGAACTGCACCCAGCCGTGTTCGAGGCCGCCACCTTTTTCATATTCCACCACATAAACGCCTTTGAGCAAGGCGAGGACATCATCGTGGATGCCTGCTGCTTCGACAACGACAACATCGTGAGGAGTCTAGTCTTCACGGAAACAAATCCTGGGAAATTCGAGATGGCTCACCTTCGCCGCTTCACGCTGCCGCTGAATCGAGGCGGGAGCGAGGGAACCACCGTCATGCCGCAGAACCTGGCGAAGGGAGACCTGTACGGCGAGCTTCCTCGCGTCAACCAGAACTATAATGGGAAGCCATACCGGTTCGCCTACTGCACCAGCCATGTTCCGGGCCAGGAGCACAGGATGTTTCTGTCCAAGATTGACGTCACCACTGGCGAGTGGCAACGCTGGGAGGGACAGGGCTGGTACCCGTCCGAGCCTGTCTTCGTCCCTCGTCCCGGTGGCGTCGAGGAAGACGACGGGGTCGTCCTCAGTTCCCTGCTTCAAGAGGACAACGAAAAGAGACTGGCACTCGTTGTGCTGGAGGCACGAAGCTTCCAGCAGTTGGCTATGGTTGAATTCGATTGTCCCTCCTCGGTTCCCGGTGATTTCCACGGCTGGTTTTTCCAGGACCAAGAGAAGAAAGAGTAG
- the LOC119395014 gene encoding uncharacterized protein LOC119395014, whose product MQKAGSRQTTYYVGDFNGHVNELDGFTDQNGQLMLQLSEKMELVVANLEPRCYGQVTWCARGSATCIDYALVSAGLHSLFRQMDIDEKGIHSLGSDHNRLLIEFNCAGSSAPHSNVRKKLGKYLPSQAVLGVADDFEKSPLRDQAGTYDDFVAALSSVMQKHMVWERHRTRVARKPWWDAEVKTAWQARREANRRHRALVKKGDGEACLKAWSEYLDLKHKLQTLVQGKIAKHNLRLMASLREEGKASSQKFWRYVQSLDWKDKRPVQLRNAATGEPVVELKEHLTAHLLRLYGHTDGSEDGTQVEPTHTHVPGPLPERLSTEESGVRWRVSKGEIDRALKRISAHTAPGLDGLPARILKVFGKETKEQLAGLFSNIIEGAPIPREWCLGRVVFIPKKGGQSDLIEDYRPLTVTSVLYRLFAGILKQWISGWAEAKNLLTEMQNGFRPGRRLEDNLFALTECVSIAKAEQRPLLCCFLDVEKAYDNVPHAALFESLSTMNLPAPLLTTVQRLYEDNTAIAHFGSAQSSPVKVTRGLRQGCPLSPLLYILYVANMERKLLSSGLGFQLKYSTVGVDERCRLPGLAFADDLVLMAESAQDLQDLIHISQAEITRLGLRFNCKKSAVVPLAGTCADEVTLRLGGDVLMVCATYRYLGVQLSSGPELFGQQEEILRQKALRAQSILRRQCLWGCNRLVMVRDLWKIVHVPALTFANAVLCLSAVTREWLERRQREVGRIALGCHGAVANEAIQGDLGWSSFEAREAVSKIAYRGRLLCMPRERWARRVFDYLSATCMRTPWVRRLYRIESKFGLFRAPLSANSSAEWAKQARERVREEEEARWIHNMSEKSTLSVYRCHKNSIGMVHLYDNSLGSKLLFETRAGALRTLVRLKAISKDVSDVRCRVCGLQDETIEHVVLRCEGICPAMTDGASLETALGFEQAGGDDSRRSVDRAAVAATKGRLECWRAAVAARHS is encoded by the coding sequence ATGCAAAAAGCTGGCAGCAGACAGACAACTTATTATGTGGGAGACTTCAATGGACATGTGAATGAACTGGATGGATTCACTGACCAGAACGGGCAGCTTATGCTACAACTGAGTGAGAAGATGGAGCTCGTCGTCGCGAACCTGGAACCACGATGTTATGGCCAGGTAACCTGGTGTGCCCGTGGAAGCGCTACGTGTATTGACTATGCCCTGGTGTCGGCAGGCCTTCATAGCTTGTTCAGGCAAATGGACATTGATGAGAAAGGTATACACAGCTTGGGCAGCGACCACAATCGTCTGCTAATCGAGTTCAACTGCGCGGGTAGCTCGGCGCCCCACAGCAACGTTCGAAAGAAACTGGGCAAGTACTTGCCCAGCCAAGCCGTTTTGGGTGTCGCGGACGACTTCGAGAAGAGTCCGTTAAGAGACCAAGCTGGGACCTATGATGACTTTGTGGCGGCCTTGTCCTCAGTCATGCAAAAACATATGGTCTGGGAGAGGCACCGTACACGTGTGGCACGCAAACCTTGGTGGGATGCGGAAGTGAAAACTGCATGGCAAGCCCGCCGTGAGGCGAACCGACGCCACCGTGCCCTAGTCAAGAAGGGAGACGGAGAAGCATGTTTGAAAGCTTGGAGTGAGTACCTCGACTTGAAACACAAGCTTcaaacactggttcaagggaagATTGCCAAACATAATCTCCGTCTTATGGCCTCTCTAAGGGAAGAAGGCAAAGCATCATCGCAAAAGTTCTGGCGATATGTGCAGTCACTAGATTGGAAGGATAAGCGCCCTGTTCAGCTGCGAAATGCTGCCACAGGGGAACCAGTCGTGGAGCTGAAAGAGCATCTCACCGCTCACCTGCTACGCTTATATGGTCATACAGACGGAAGCGAGGATGGGACTCAAGTAGAGCCAACGCACACGCATGTGCCCGGGCCCCTTCCGGAGAGGCTGTCAACCGAAGAGTCGGGTGTGCGGTGGCGGGTCAGCAAGGGTGAAATTGACCGGGCATTGAAGCGGATCAGTGCCCATACAGCACCTGGTCTGGACGGCTTGCCAGCTAGAATTCTCAAGGTCTTTGGCAAGGAGACCAAAGAACAGCTTGCTGGCTTGTTCTCCAATATCATTGAAGGTGCGCCAATCCCAAGGGAGTGGTGCCTTGGCCGTGTGGTATTTATACCAAAGAAAGGAGGCCAGTCTGACCTCATCGAAGACTACCGCCCACTAACGGTTACAAGTGTCCTGTATAGGCTCTTTGCAGGCATCTTGAAACAGTGGATAAGTGGTTGGGCAGAGGCTAAAAATTTGCTTACAGAGATGCAGAATGGCTTCCGTCCAGGCCGGAGACTGGAGGATAATTTGTTCGCTCTCACTGAGTGCGTGTCGATTGCAAAGGCAGAGCAGCGGCCCCTCCTGTGCTGTTTTCTGGACGTGGAGAAGGCGTATGATAATGTTCCACACGCTGCACTCTTTGAGAGCCTGTCTACAATGAATCTTCCAGCTCCTCTGCTAACAACGGTGCAGCGCCTGTATGAAGACAACACGGCCATTGCCCACTTCGGGAGTGCGCAATCTTCGCCTGTCAAGGTCACAAGAGGTCTCCGTCAGGGATGTCCGCTATCCCCACTGCTGTATATTCTATATGTGGCCAACATGGAGCGAAAGCTCCTCAGTAGTGGTCTTGGTTTCCAGCTGAAATACAGTACAGTGGGGGTAGACGAGAGGTGCAGACTACCGGGGCTCGCCTTTGCTGACGACCTTGTGTTGATGGCGGAGTCTGCTCAGGACCTTCAGGACCTCATTCACATCTCCCAGGCGGAAATCACGCGCCTTGGGCTCCGCTTCAATTGTAAGAAATCTGCAGTGGTCCCCCTCGCTGGCACATGTGCGGATGAGGTCACTCTCAGGCTCGGAGGTGATGTCCTAATGGTGTGTGCGACGTACAGATACCTGGGAGTGCAACTTTCCAGTGGACCGGAGCTGTTTGGCCAACAAGAGGAAATCCTCCGGCAGAAGGCACTTCGGGCCCAGTCCATCCTccgtcgacaatgtctctggggGTGCAATCGACTTGTGATGGTTCGGGACCTTTGGAAGATAGTGCATGTGCCGGCGTTGACGTTCGCGAATGCTGTGCTATGCCTTTCGGCAGTCACGCGGGAatggcttgagcgacgacagcgGGAGGTTGGCCGGATAGCTCTCGGCTGCCATGGTGCTGTGGCCAACGAAGCTATTCAGGGTGATCTCGGCTGGTCGAGCTTTGAAGCTCGGGAGGCGGTCAGCAAAATTGCCTACCGTGGCCGCTTGCTCTGCATGCCCAGAGAGAGATGGGCGCGGCGTGTTTTTGACTACCTGTCTGCAACATGCATGCGCACCCCGTGGGTGAGGCGCCTCTACCGCATCGAGAGCAAGTTCGGCCTCTTTCGCGCCCCTCTCAGCGCAAACTCATCCGCCGAGTGGGCAAAACAGGCGCGGGAACGAGTGCGGGAAGAAGAGGAGGCACGTTGGATCCACAACATGTCGGAGAAGTCGACGCTATCGGTGTATCGGTGCCACAAGAACAGTATTGGCATGGTACACTTGTACGACAACTCCCTTGGCAGCAAGCTACTATTTGAGACGAGAGCTGGTGCACTCCGCACACTTGTACGCCTTAAGGCTATTAGCAAGGACGTGAGCGATGTGCGGTGTCGTGTGTGTGGTCTACAGGACGAAACTATCGAACATGTGGTACTGCGGTGTGAGGGCATTTGCCCAGCGATGACGGATGGTGCCTCTCTGGAAACTGCTCTGGGCTTCGAACAGGCCGGCGGAGACGACAGTCGGCGTAGTGTGGACAGAGCCGCGGTCGCAGCGACAAAGGGCCGCCTCGAATGCTGGCGAGCGGCTGTTGCGGCGAGACATTCTTGA